One part of the Nymphaea colorata isolate Beijing-Zhang1983 chromosome 8, ASM883128v2, whole genome shotgun sequence genome encodes these proteins:
- the LOC116259363 gene encoding uncharacterized protein LOC116259363: MINLLQKLLQKVIKSLLPTPKFPLRKLLPLKSRLPTFIFPQISTPLWWPPKMARCFSFTATRDYCYRYGFVRAGMTPTTVDFHDGTTMHCWVPKAPKKARPNLLCIHGFGANAMWQWAGHLRALLAHYNVYIPDLLFFGESYTTLPDRTESFQARCVIRLMQELGVTRMSVAGISYGGFVAYQIAALFPEAVDQVVLCCTGVCLEPKDLEQGLFKVSDLDAAVGILIPQTPAKLRELMRFSFCKPPRPPPSCFLEDFIHVMCTEYVKEKKELIMELVKDRKCSEMPRITQPTLIIWGEQDQIFPLELGHRLKGHIGDNAELVVIKNAGHAVNLEKPKEFFRHLKRFLIEPLYDRKIDSESLLGKPR, translated from the exons ATGATCAATCTTCTGCAAAAACTCCTTCAAAAGGTCATCAAATCTCTCCTACCCACACCGAAATTCCCCCTGAGAAAGCTCCTCCCGTTGAAATCCCGGCTGCCAACATTCATTTTCCCGCAGATTTCCACTCCACTCTGGTGGCCCCCTAAGATGGCGCGGtgttttagcttcacggcgacGAGGGATTACTGCTACCGATATGGCTTTGTCCGCGCGGGGATGACGCCCACCACGGTGGATTTCCACGATGGGACGACGATGCATTGCTGGGTTCCGAAGGCTCCGAAGAAGGCCCGCCCCAACCTCCTCTGCATCCATGGATTTGGCGCCAATGCGATGTGGCAGTGGGCCGGACATCTCCGCGCCCTCCTCGCACACTACAATGTTTACATCCCTGACCTCCTCTTTTTCGGCGAGTCGTACACCACACTTCCTGATCGCACTGAGTCGTTCCAGGCTCGTTGCGTCATCCGGCTCATGCAGGAGCTCGGCGTCACCAGGATGAGCGTCGCCGGGATCAGCTATGGCGGGTTTGTTGCGTACCAAATTGCCGCATTGTTTCCGGAGGCGGTTGATCAGGTTGTGCTCTGCTGCACCGGCGTCTGTTTGGAGCCTAAGGACCTGGAGCAGGGTCTGTTCAAGGTATCGGATTTGGACGCGGCTGTCGGGATTCTGATCCCGCAGACGCCGGCGAAGCTCAGGGAATTGATGCGCTTCTCTTTCTGCAAACCTCCAAGGCCGCCACCCTCTTGTTTCTTGGAGGATTTCATTCAT GTCATGTGTACTGAATATgtaaaggagaagaaggaactgATCATGGAGTTGGTCAAGGACAGGAAATGCTCCGAGATGCCTCGAATTACCCAG CCAACTCTAATTATATGGGGTGAGCAGGATCAGATCTTCCCACTGGAGCTGGGGCACAGACTTAAAGG ACACATTGGAGACAATGCTGAATTGGTTGTTATAAAAAATGCTGGCCATGCTGTGAATCTAGAGAAGCCCAAGGAATTTTTCAGGCATTTGAAGAGATTCTTGATTGAACCTCTATATGACAGGAAGATTGACTCAGAGTCCTTGTTGGGCAAGCCTCGATAA